Part of the Hydrogenimonas thermophila genome, GAACACCTGCAGTTTCAACAAATTGTTTAAGTGGACCTAGTGAAATATTACTTGATGGAAGAGGTGGAGATTTGGTAGAAGTAGGAAATTATAAAGCTTTAGCAAAATGTATAATTAAAAATTTAGAGGATAGAGATTATGCTATATCAAAATGGAAAATTGCATATGACAATTTAGATAGATTTTCTTATGATAATATAAAAAATAAATTACTTGAAATTATAAAAAATGTATAAGAAAGAAGTAATATTTTTTCATCCTTATTTTAGTGATGGGGGTGTTGAAAGAACAAATTTAACTTTAGCAAAAGGTTTAATTGAAAATAATTATAAAGTAACATTTTTAACAACAAATTTTACAAATCATTTTTTAAAAGAGATTGAAGGTATTGGAATCAATTTTGTATCTTTAGGAAATAAATCTGTTTCAAGAGCCATTTTTGATATTAAAAATTTTTTAGATAAAAAACAAGAAAAAGTTTATTTTATAAGTTGTCAATATTATGTAAATGTAATAAGTATGATAGTCTCTAAAATAGTAAAAAATAGAAATAATATAAAATTTATAAATTTTGAAAGAAATCATTTAGACGAATTTAAATATAAAGAAGGAATAAAAAATAAATTAATTCCATTATTTGTAAAAAAACTGTATAAAAATTCGGATGTCATTTTAGCGAATTCTAAAGAAACTGCTAATGATTTACAAAGGTTTATAGATAAAAAAGTAGAATATGTATATAATCCTACAATCAATAAGAGATTAGATTTTTTAAAAGATGAAAATATTTGTGAAGAATGGTTTTTAAAAGATAATAGACCCTTTGTTTTAGGAATTGGTAGGTTAGCGATTCAAAAGGATTTTCAAACACTTATAAAAGCATTTAAACTTTTTAATGAAAACAAGAATTATAGACTAATTATTTTAGGTGATGGTGAGTTGAGAAATAAACTTCAAGAAGTGGCAATAAATTTAGGCATAAAAAATGATGTTTTTATGCCAGGTTTTGTAAAAAATCCTTATAAATTTTTAATAAAAGCTGATTTATTTGTATTAAGCTCATTATATGAAGGTCTTCCCAATGTTCTTATAGAGGCATTATATGTAGGTTCTAAAGTATTATCTACTAATTGTAAAAGTGGTCCAAAAGAGATTTTATTAAATGATGATAGATTTTTATGTAATGTTGGAGATGTTAATGGTATGGCAAATAAAATGAAATTTTTAGTTAAAAATGAGATTAAAAGAGATTTTAGTTTAGAAAGATTTAAGTATGAAAATGTAATAGAAAAATTTATTAAGGTTATTGAACAATGAAGAAAATAGTTTTTTGGGCACCATATTTTAAGAAAGTAGGAACAATAAAAGCTACAATTCATAGTGCCAAGTCTTTAAGAAAATACGGAAATTATGACATAGATTTAATAAAGGTTTATAAAGAATGGGAAGAATATAAAGAAGAATGTAAAAATTTTAATATTATTGATTTTAAATTACAAAAAGTTTTTCCAAAATTGCCTTTAAATGATTTAGGGTATAGGTTTTCAATGCTATTTATTATATTATTTTCTCTTCCTAAATTAATAAATTATTTTAATAGAAAAAAACCAGATGTTGTATTTTCATATTTACAAGGTTTTACTCCATTATTAGCTAAAAGTTTATCACATCATAAGTTTAAATTGATTGTAAGTATTCAAGGATTACCAAGTTTTTTGGCTAAAGAGGAAACAATAAAAACTTATCCAGTTTATAAAAAAATAGAAAATGAAATAAGAAAATTTGTTTGGAAGAGGTTATATAAAAATGCTGATTATATTATAACTCTTACGGAAAATACTAAAATTAATTTAGAAAAATTTTTAGATACTAAAAATATAAAATATATTCCCAACCCTGTTATTAATGAAGAAGAAGTTTTAAAAAAAGCTAACGAACCACTAAAGGATGAACTTTTTATAAAAAATGAATATATATTGGGAATTGGTAGATTATCTGTTCAAAAAAATTTTGCTACTTTAATAAAAGCCTTTAAAATAGTTAGTAAAAAATTTCCTGATTTAAAATTGATCATTTTAGGAGAAGGAGAATTAAAAAAAGAACTAGAAAGGTTAATTGATGAATTAGAATTAATTAATAGAGTTATTTTATATGGATTTGTTGGTAATCCTTTTAATATTTTAAAAAATGCGAAGATATTTGTACTTAGCTCTTTATGGGAAGATCAAGGTCATGCTTTGGTTGAGGCTGCATATTTAAAAATTCCTTGTGTTTCTACTAAGTGTCCAAGTGGGCAAGAAGAGCTTTTATCTTATGGAGAAGCAGGTTACTTATGTAATATAGGTGATGAAAAAAATATGGCAGATAAAATTTTAGAAGCTTTAAATAGTAATAATAAAGAAAAGATAGAACTAGCTTATAAAAACTCATTGCAGTTTAGTGGTAAAAGCTTTTATGAAAATATAAAGGGTTTGATTTGAATATAGCTATAAAAGCAAAGTATTTTAATTTTAAAATCCTTAATTCCTATAGAAAAATTAATATTAAAAGAGCTGATGAATTTATATTATTTTTTTTGATATTTAGCTCTCCTATAGGATTTAGATTTTTACCTTTTGGTTTAGTGCATATTGCATTTATAGTTGGGGTAATTTATTTATTAGTTAGAATATATTCTACACGCAGTTTAATAGTGTTTGATAAAGTACAATTTTATTTTTTTTTATATGTTATTTATTTTGTTGTTGATCAAATATTAGTTAATGGTTCTTTTAAGCATGTTTTGAATTTACTTATAAGTTATTTATATTTTTTTCTTATAGTTAATATAGGTAT contains:
- a CDS encoding glycosyltransferase, whose translation is MKKIVFWAPYFKKVGTIKATIHSAKSLRKYGNYDIDLIKVYKEWEEYKEECKNFNIIDFKLQKVFPKLPLNDLGYRFSMLFIILFSLPKLINYFNRKKPDVVFSYLQGFTPLLAKSLSHHKFKLIVSIQGLPSFLAKEETIKTYPVYKKIENEIRKFVWKRLYKNADYIITLTENTKINLEKFLDTKNIKYIPNPVINEEEVLKKANEPLKDELFIKNEYILGIGRLSVQKNFATLIKAFKIVSKKFPDLKLIILGEGELKKELERLIDELELINRVILYGFVGNPFNILKNAKIFVLSSLWEDQGHALVEAAYLKIPCVSTKCPSGQEELLSYGEAGYLCNIGDEKNMADKILEALNSNNKEKIELAYKNSLQFSGKSFYENIKGLI
- a CDS encoding glycosyltransferase, which gives rise to MYKKEVIFFHPYFSDGGVERTNLTLAKGLIENNYKVTFLTTNFTNHFLKEIEGIGINFVSLGNKSVSRAIFDIKNFLDKKQEKVYFISCQYYVNVISMIVSKIVKNRNNIKFINFERNHLDEFKYKEGIKNKLIPLFVKKLYKNSDVILANSKETANDLQRFIDKKVEYVYNPTINKRLDFLKDENICEEWFLKDNRPFVLGIGRLAIQKDFQTLIKAFKLFNENKNYRLIILGDGELRNKLQEVAINLGIKNDVFMPGFVKNPYKFLIKADLFVLSSLYEGLPNVLIEALYVGSKVLSTNCKSGPKEILLNDDRFLCNVGDVNGMANKMKFLVKNEIKRDFSLERFKYENVIEKFIKVIEQ